One genomic window of Dermacentor andersoni chromosome 8, qqDerAnde1_hic_scaffold, whole genome shotgun sequence includes the following:
- the LOC126538724 gene encoding UPF0739 protein C1orf74 homolog, translated as MNEDFALKNVVRGPPTPRCRRAVAAALPGVLWTARGYKPGYLWDVNEPTESTVADCLRLCGTTADFRNDEKLLLVTGDDVRAVRLGRDVLLCNVPETLRRLEDASVDVKFVDVSAGLRSPNALASPPAGVRGMLSSLKRRLADVAASPCRSDVFVDLEPADGEWNLCTAFGVLLGYPVVYWFEGGADAGNCLAMEELNVVRVRSAPTAGRRDVARGTASSAAGMEDDVYSFSFPVALGADLRPHVDAWWQRLRVRAAGDFELTRVDEVTCHPVVAL; from the coding sequence ATGAACGAGGACTTCGCTCTCAAGAATGTCGTGCGCGGCCCACCGACTCCGCGGTGCCGGCGCGCGGTCGCGGCCGCCCTTCCCGGCGTGCTGTGGACGGCGCGCGGTTACAAACCGGGCTATCTGTGGGACGTGAACGAACCGACCGAAAGTACCGTCGCCGACTGCTTGCGCCTCTGCGGGACGACGGCAGACTTCCGCAACGACGAAAAGCTGCTCCTCGTTACCGGAGACGACGTCAGAGCGGTCAGGTTGGGACGCGATGTGCTGCTCTGCAACGTTCCCGAGACTCTTCGTAGGCTCGAAGACGCCAGCGTCGACGTGAAGTTCGTTGACGTTTCGGCAGGGCTGCGTTCCCCGAACGCTCTGGCATCGCCGCCTGCGGGCGTGCGTGGAATGCTGTCGTCGCTGAAGCGACGACTGGCCGATGTGGCGGCTTCGCCGTGCCGTAGCGACGTGTTCGTCGATTTGGAACCCGCCGACGGCGAATGGAACCTTTGCACGGCGTTCGGCGTTCTACTAGGGTACCCGGTCGTGTACTGGTTCGAAGGCGGTGCCGACGCTGGCAACTGCCTCGCCATGGAGGAACTGAACGTTGTCCGAGTGCGATCCGCTCCGACCGCAGGACGCCGAGACGTGGCGAGGGGGACAGCGTCGTCCGCGGCTGGCATGGAAGACGACGTCTACTCTTTCAGCTTCCCGGTCGCTCTCGGCGCCGATTTGCGACCGCATGTGGACGCCTGGTGGCAGCGACTGCGCGTCAGGGCTGCCGGGGATTTCGAACTCACCCGAGTCGATGAAGTGACGTGCCATCCCGTCGTGGCTCTGTGA
- the LOC126538722 gene encoding ankyrin repeat domain-containing protein 40-like isoform X3 has translation MEINKAKILEEKLREAACYGDEDSVIALIERNVRVNSQHDINGWTPLHWACKRGHIATVRYLLSQGADPTITTFKGETPAALTDNEDIRALLGEVGQGDATSSTPALPITPHFLSHPTIEYKVDLSELSRSTRNVDADLPGKHSLPHDNGQSDYSSGHQEETDLVLKVRIAYLDDPDFIEVELPRTELTFANLLRTCCDELCADLKRVRKLRKLPNTILRKDKEVQRLSDYQELELVLDNVQPKPQPSPNPALPTVSGNSMLESGGKLAQPRTLFITNRAHKGCGTTA, from the exons ATGGAGATAAACAAGGCGAAAATTCTcgaagagaaacttcgagaagcGGCATGCTACGGCGACGAAGACAGCGTGATCGCGCTCATCGAGCGGAACGTACGCGTTAACTCACAGCACGACATTAATGGATG GACACCGCTGCACTGGGCTTGTAAGAGGGGTCACATTGCCACTGTGCGGTACCTGCTCAGCCAAGGTGCCGATCCCACCATAACGACATTCAAGGGAGAGACACCAGCCGCACTTACTGACAACGAAGACATCAGAGCGTTGCTTGGAG AGGTTGGACAGGGTGATGCAACCAGCTCAACTCCAGCGCTGCCAATCACCCCTCACTTTCTGAGTCACCCCACCATCGAGTACAAGGTGGACCTCTCGGAACTCTCACGAAGCACCAGAAACGTCGATGCAGACCTTCCGGGAAAGCACAGCCTGCCCCACGACAATGGCCAGTCAGATTATTCTAGCGGCCATCAAG AAGAGACAGACCTTGTGCTCAAAGTGAGGATCGCATACCTTGACGATCCGGACTTCATCGAGGTGGAGCTCCCAAGGACAGAGCTGACATTCGCCAACCTCCTGCGTACCTGCTGTGACGAGCTTTGTGCTGATTTGAAGCGG GTGCGCAAGCTTCGCAAGCTGCCCAACACCATCCTTCGCAAGGACAAGGAGGTGCAGAGGCTCTCCGACTACCAGGAGCTTGAACTGGTGCTGGACAACGTCCAGCCAAAGCCACAGCCAAGCCCAAATCCAGCTCTGCCCACTGTCTCGG GCAACTCTATGCTGGAAAGTGGCGGAAAACTTGCTCAACCTCGAACTCTGTTCATAACAAATAGAGCACATAAAGGCTGTGGAACAACAGCATAA
- the LOC126538722 gene encoding ankyrin repeat domain-containing protein 40-like isoform X1, translated as MEINKAKILEEKLREAACYGDEDSVIALIERNVRVNSQHDINGWTPLHWACKRGHIATVRYLLSQGADPTITTFKGETPAALTDNEDIRALLGEVGQGDATSSTPALPITPHFLSHPTIEYKVDLSELSRSTRNVDADLPGKHSLPHDNGQSDYSSGHQEETDLVLKVRIAYLDDPDFIEVELPRTELTFANLLRTCCDELCADLKRVRKLRKLPNTILRKDKEVQRLSDYQELELVLDNVQPKPQPSPNPALPTVSGGNASVALNPVVHLAGLLSGASYNSPPGYLPNGNSMLESGGKLAQPRTLFITNRAHKGCGTTA; from the exons ATGGAGATAAACAAGGCGAAAATTCTcgaagagaaacttcgagaagcGGCATGCTACGGCGACGAAGACAGCGTGATCGCGCTCATCGAGCGGAACGTACGCGTTAACTCACAGCACGACATTAATGGATG GACACCGCTGCACTGGGCTTGTAAGAGGGGTCACATTGCCACTGTGCGGTACCTGCTCAGCCAAGGTGCCGATCCCACCATAACGACATTCAAGGGAGAGACACCAGCCGCACTTACTGACAACGAAGACATCAGAGCGTTGCTTGGAG AGGTTGGACAGGGTGATGCAACCAGCTCAACTCCAGCGCTGCCAATCACCCCTCACTTTCTGAGTCACCCCACCATCGAGTACAAGGTGGACCTCTCGGAACTCTCACGAAGCACCAGAAACGTCGATGCAGACCTTCCGGGAAAGCACAGCCTGCCCCACGACAATGGCCAGTCAGATTATTCTAGCGGCCATCAAG AAGAGACAGACCTTGTGCTCAAAGTGAGGATCGCATACCTTGACGATCCGGACTTCATCGAGGTGGAGCTCCCAAGGACAGAGCTGACATTCGCCAACCTCCTGCGTACCTGCTGTGACGAGCTTTGTGCTGATTTGAAGCGG GTGCGCAAGCTTCGCAAGCTGCCCAACACCATCCTTCGCAAGGACAAGGAGGTGCAGAGGCTCTCCGACTACCAGGAGCTTGAACTGGTGCTGGACAACGTCCAGCCAAAGCCACAGCCAAGCCCAAATCCAGCTCTGCCCACTGTCTCGGGTGGGAATGCAAGCGTGGCCCTAAACCCTGTCGTTCACCTCGCTGGCCTCCTCTCGGGCGCCAGCTACAACTCGCCGCCGGGATACCTTCCCAACG GCAACTCTATGCTGGAAAGTGGCGGAAAACTTGCTCAACCTCGAACTCTGTTCATAACAAATAGAGCACATAAAGGCTGTGGAACAACAGCATAA
- the LOC126538722 gene encoding ankyrin repeat domain-containing protein 40-like isoform X2: MEINKAKILEEKLREAACYGDEDSVIALIERNVRVNSQHDINGWTPLHWACKRGHIATVRYLLSQGADPTITTFKGETPAALTDNEDIRALLGEVGQGDATSSTPALPITPHFLSHPTIEYKVDLSELSRSTRNVDADLPGKHSLPHDNGQSDYSSGHQEETDLVLKVRIAYLDDPDFIEVELPRTELTFANLLRTCCDELCADLKRVRKLRKLPNTILRKDKEVQRLSDYQELELVLDNVQPKPQPSPNPALPTVSGGNASVALNPVVHLAGLLSGASYNSPPGYLPNGSGGTMPAQNAFAKSAYCVNGTILY, translated from the exons ATGGAGATAAACAAGGCGAAAATTCTcgaagagaaacttcgagaagcGGCATGCTACGGCGACGAAGACAGCGTGATCGCGCTCATCGAGCGGAACGTACGCGTTAACTCACAGCACGACATTAATGGATG GACACCGCTGCACTGGGCTTGTAAGAGGGGTCACATTGCCACTGTGCGGTACCTGCTCAGCCAAGGTGCCGATCCCACCATAACGACATTCAAGGGAGAGACACCAGCCGCACTTACTGACAACGAAGACATCAGAGCGTTGCTTGGAG AGGTTGGACAGGGTGATGCAACCAGCTCAACTCCAGCGCTGCCAATCACCCCTCACTTTCTGAGTCACCCCACCATCGAGTACAAGGTGGACCTCTCGGAACTCTCACGAAGCACCAGAAACGTCGATGCAGACCTTCCGGGAAAGCACAGCCTGCCCCACGACAATGGCCAGTCAGATTATTCTAGCGGCCATCAAG AAGAGACAGACCTTGTGCTCAAAGTGAGGATCGCATACCTTGACGATCCGGACTTCATCGAGGTGGAGCTCCCAAGGACAGAGCTGACATTCGCCAACCTCCTGCGTACCTGCTGTGACGAGCTTTGTGCTGATTTGAAGCGG GTGCGCAAGCTTCGCAAGCTGCCCAACACCATCCTTCGCAAGGACAAGGAGGTGCAGAGGCTCTCCGACTACCAGGAGCTTGAACTGGTGCTGGACAACGTCCAGCCAAAGCCACAGCCAAGCCCAAATCCAGCTCTGCCCACTGTCTCGGGTGGGAATGCAAGCGTGGCCCTAAACCCTGTCGTTCACCTCGCTGGCCTCCTCTCGGGCGCCAGCTACAACTCGCCGCCGGGATACCTTCCCAACGGTAGCGGAGGGACAATGCCAGCGCAGAATGCGTTTGCCAAGTCGGCTTACTGTGTGAATGGAACCATCCTGTACTGA